A genomic region of Methanosarcina thermophila TM-1 contains the following coding sequences:
- a CDS encoding ORC1-type DNA replication protein, whose protein sequence is MTGNDILLWDETLFKDPSVLEPDYLPDYFPHRESQLNALKFALKPALRGMRPLNCLLVGPPGTGKTSAVMKIFREVEAHAPGVVTVKVNCQIDSTRFAVISRIYRKLFGISPPNSGVAFRKIFETVVNFLVSSEKVLLVALDDLNYLCYEGHANEVMYSLLRAHEQYPGAKIGVIGIVNDASDLYCLDSRVNSVFLPEDIPFPRYGSGEILDILKDRVKYGFYPRVISDELLELIVSYVERTGDLRVGIDLLKRSGFNAERRGSRTISSEDVEKAYEASKLLHLCRGISLLSDPEKRLLELVARKGEIQAGELYKAFRELTQLGYTRFYGIVNKLQALNYIDADFTGKGQRGRTRIIKTKFETEDVLNCLEKK, encoded by the coding sequence TTGACAGGTAATGATATACTACTCTGGGATGAAACCCTATTTAAAGACCCCTCTGTGCTTGAGCCTGATTATCTTCCTGATTATTTTCCTCATAGGGAATCCCAGTTGAATGCGCTCAAATTCGCGCTCAAGCCAGCCCTGCGCGGTATGCGACCTTTGAATTGTTTGCTTGTAGGTCCTCCCGGAACAGGAAAAACCAGTGCGGTTATGAAGATATTCAGGGAAGTTGAAGCCCATGCACCTGGTGTCGTTACCGTTAAAGTCAACTGTCAGATTGATTCCACGCGTTTTGCAGTAATATCCAGAATTTACAGGAAGCTTTTTGGGATTTCTCCTCCCAACTCGGGGGTTGCATTCAGGAAGATCTTTGAAACCGTTGTTAATTTCCTTGTTTCTTCAGAAAAAGTTCTGCTTGTTGCTCTGGACGACCTCAACTATCTCTGCTATGAAGGGCATGCCAATGAAGTGATGTACTCGCTTTTAAGGGCACATGAACAGTACCCTGGAGCGAAGATAGGAGTAATCGGGATTGTAAATGACGCCTCGGATCTTTACTGCCTGGATTCCAGGGTTAATTCGGTTTTCCTGCCTGAAGATATTCCTTTTCCGAGATATGGAAGTGGTGAGATTCTTGATATTCTAAAAGATCGCGTAAAGTACGGCTTTTATCCCAGGGTAATTTCTGACGAGCTGCTGGAACTTATTGTCTCGTATGTAGAAAGGACTGGAGACCTCAGGGTTGGAATCGACCTTCTCAAACGTTCTGGTTTTAATGCTGAGCGCAGAGGAAGTCGCACAATCTCTTCTGAAGATGTGGAAAAAGCTTACGAAGCATCCAAGCTGCTCCATCTCTGCAGGGGTATAAGCCTCTTGTCTGATCCCGAAAAGCGTCTGCTCGAATTAGTAGCAAGAAAAGGAGAAATCCAGGCAGGTGAGCTTTACAAAGCTTTCCGTGAATTAACGCAGCTAGGATACACACGTTTTTATGGAATTGTCAACAAACTTCAGGCGCTTAATTACATAGATGCGGATTTTACAGGCAAGGGACAGAGAGGCAGGACAAGAATTATAAAAACAAAATTCGAAACTGAGGATGTTCTTAATTGCCTTGAAAAAAAGTGA
- the thsB gene encoding thermosome subunit beta, with product MAGQPIFILKEGSKRTRGRDAQSNNIMAAKAVAEAVRTTLGPKGMDKMLVDSMGDVIITNDGASILKEMDIEHPAAKMVVEVAKTQDEEVGDGTTSAAVVAGQLLTKAEDLIEQEIHPTIIASGYRLAADKAVEVLNSLAMTVEMSNRDLLISIAETAMTGKGAESSKRLLSEIAVDAVTSVVDTNGKVTVDKENINVVKKVGGRVEDSELIRGMIIDKERIHPNMPEKVKDAKILLLNTAIEIKDTEVDAEISITSPDQLQSFLDQEEQMLKKLVQKVIDSGANVVFCQKGIEELAQHYLAKAGIFAVRRIKKSDMEKLARATGGKLITNLDEITPEDLGYAELVEERKIGGDSMTFVTGCDNPKAVTILLRGGTEHVVDSIDSALEDALRVVGVAIEDEKLVAGGGSPEVEVALRLQEYAATLEGREQLAVKAYAEALEIIPRTLAENAGLDPIDMLMELRSQHEKGLKTAGLNVFEGKVVDMWKDFVVEPLRVKTQVINAATESAVMILRIDDVIASTRTTPGPEEGGMPGGQGGMPGGQGGMGGMPPMM from the coding sequence ATGGCAGGTCAGCCAATATTCATTTTAAAAGAAGGAAGTAAGCGAACCAGAGGCAGGGATGCCCAGAGTAACAATATTATGGCTGCAAAGGCAGTAGCCGAAGCCGTTAGAACAACCCTTGGACCAAAAGGCATGGATAAGATGCTCGTGGACTCCATGGGTGATGTGATTATTACAAACGATGGGGCATCCATTCTCAAAGAGATGGACATTGAACACCCTGCAGCAAAGATGGTAGTTGAAGTAGCAAAGACCCAGGATGAAGAAGTCGGAGACGGCACTACCAGTGCAGCTGTGGTCGCAGGCCAGCTCTTAACCAAAGCTGAAGATTTAATCGAGCAGGAAATTCACCCAACAATCATCGCCTCAGGGTACAGGCTTGCAGCAGATAAAGCCGTAGAAGTCCTGAACTCCCTGGCAATGACAGTAGAGATGTCTAACCGGGACCTTTTAATCAGCATCGCTGAAACCGCAATGACTGGAAAGGGTGCAGAATCCTCCAAGAGACTCCTCTCCGAGATTGCCGTAGATGCCGTTACAAGCGTTGTGGACACAAACGGAAAAGTAACCGTTGACAAGGAAAACATCAATGTTGTGAAGAAGGTCGGCGGCAGGGTAGAGGATTCCGAGCTTATCCGGGGAATGATTATTGATAAGGAGAGAATTCACCCCAACATGCCTGAAAAAGTCAAGGACGCAAAAATCCTTCTTCTCAATACCGCAATCGAAATCAAGGACACCGAAGTCGATGCAGAAATCTCCATAACCTCTCCTGACCAGCTCCAGTCTTTCCTTGATCAGGAAGAGCAGATGCTCAAGAAGCTCGTCCAGAAGGTTATCGACAGCGGAGCAAATGTTGTCTTCTGCCAGAAAGGAATTGAAGAGCTTGCCCAGCACTACCTTGCAAAAGCAGGTATCTTTGCTGTACGCAGAATTAAGAAGAGCGACATGGAAAAGCTTGCCAGAGCAACAGGCGGCAAACTGATTACCAACTTGGACGAGATCACTCCCGAAGACCTCGGATATGCAGAACTCGTGGAAGAGAGGAAGATTGGCGGCGACAGTATGACCTTTGTCACAGGTTGTGACAACCCGAAAGCTGTAACCATCCTGCTGCGTGGCGGCACAGAGCATGTAGTTGACAGTATTGACAGCGCTCTTGAGGATGCCCTGCGTGTTGTCGGCGTTGCAATCGAGGACGAAAAGCTCGTTGCAGGCGGCGGTTCTCCAGAAGTTGAGGTTGCACTCAGGCTCCAGGAATATGCAGCTACCCTCGAAGGTAGAGAGCAGCTTGCAGTCAAAGCCTATGCCGAAGCTCTCGAAATCATTCCAAGAACCCTTGCAGAGAATGCAGGACTTGACCCCATTGACATGCTTATGGAGCTTCGCTCCCAGCACGAGAAAGGCTTAAAAACCGCAGGACTCAACGTTTTTGAAGGAAAAGTCGTTGACATGTGGAAAGACTTCGTAGTTGAACCTCTCAGAGTCAAGACCCAGGTTATCAATGCAGCTACCGAGTCTGCTGTTATGATCCTCAGGATCGATGATGTCATAGCTTCCACCCGTACAACCCCAGGCCCAGAAGAAGGTGGAATGCCAGGCGGGCAAGGTGGAATGCCAGGCGGGCAAGGTGGAATGGGCGGAATGCCTCCAATGATGTAA
- a CDS encoding CYTH and CHAD domain-containing protein: MEIESKFLVTEEADFQALESLSELASYTLSEPKIQLNEDIFFDTENRAIMASGYYLRVRKTFGEDGSWVTIKSLGGFESGTHRREEYVSFLPEGKSVIECPDFRIRNMVLELTAGLELFPLLSLKQKRITRQIKIRNRFVAEAYLDRVNLRSGGREKYYNEFEVELKSEGNSEDLENIRNFLLKHYNLTESPFSKFERAFLFMEKLPEKTLLSLRERAFCSQLADQKNVYGKQAQILAGLDRGQTCEELSRLLNVSKGEIKALHSEFKEKRLSIFPFATYKEKDREFHLQSGKNFVLRNEKEAIEFKQWDTESLLEYYGINKIRAEKTREYALTLFDELLLCHGLGQEERKLLGIAALLKDAGNSIFPEESARINREIFMTHSIKGLRLHENLMLALIAEIQDSCLNEKDLSSVFKSFHTKLPPDFQSKALVLAAIMSIAALLEASDARPIKTRQLKDALEIEITGTITEKAAKKFEARSKLWKFLYGSKIIFSQVTEEEEPLDENKSEAKEIGTKKPAGKEKKTEKNQSREKKKTEKEQPREEKELEERKTEGRKAEKEKKQEKRKCRALAEITVKPADSMAGLACRILYNQFSSMLSYERGTIKGKDIEELHNMRVAVRRMRAAAKVFETYLDSRQFEPHLKGLRRTLSSLGKVRDLDVFREKTEEYLKTLPPGHEHDLDPLFAVLADEREKARKNMLDYLEREKYRTFKKEFSDALASPESLIRPATNEKHDALPHRVKDVLPSILYARLADINAYSEWVEGPYLPVERLHRLRIAAKEMRYTLEFFESVLGEDIKDLIKELKAFQDHLGNLHDAVIAVDLLSSYLRTGEWGPVENEKNSGKKKFLAGAEGIEAYLAYREEELQTLLNTFPEAWKRIRNGNFRERIESAIKNLY, from the coding sequence ATGGAGATAGAGTCGAAGTTTCTGGTAACTGAAGAAGCGGATTTTCAGGCTCTAGAAAGCCTCTCTGAGCTTGCTTCATACACCCTCTCTGAGCCAAAAATCCAGTTAAACGAGGACATTTTTTTTGATACTGAAAATCGGGCTATTATGGCTTCAGGTTATTATCTGCGGGTCAGAAAAACATTTGGAGAAGATGGAAGCTGGGTAACTATTAAAAGTCTGGGAGGTTTTGAAAGTGGGACTCACAGGCGAGAGGAGTATGTAAGTTTCCTACCTGAGGGGAAATCCGTGATCGAATGTCCTGATTTCCGTATCAGAAATATGGTTCTGGAGCTTACAGCCGGACTTGAGCTTTTTCCACTTCTGTCCCTCAAACAGAAAAGGATTACACGCCAGATAAAAATAAGGAATAGGTTTGTAGCAGAAGCTTACCTGGATAGGGTAAACCTGAGAAGTGGAGGCAGAGAAAAATATTATAATGAATTTGAAGTCGAACTTAAAAGCGAAGGAAACTCTGAGGATCTTGAGAATATACGGAATTTCCTGCTCAAGCACTATAACCTGACAGAAAGCCCTTTTTCCAAGTTCGAGAGAGCCTTTCTTTTCATGGAAAAACTTCCTGAGAAAACCTTGCTTAGTTTGAGAGAAAGGGCTTTTTGCTCACAGCTTGCAGATCAGAAAAATGTATATGGAAAACAGGCTCAAATTTTAGCAGGACTCGACCGGGGGCAGACCTGCGAGGAGCTCAGCAGGCTTCTAAATGTCTCTAAAGGTGAAATCAAAGCCTTGCACTCAGAATTTAAAGAAAAAAGGCTTTCTATTTTTCCTTTTGCCACATATAAAGAAAAAGACCGTGAGTTCCATCTCCAATCCGGGAAAAACTTTGTTTTGAGAAATGAAAAGGAAGCAATAGAATTTAAGCAATGGGACACTGAAAGCCTGCTTGAGTATTATGGGATAAATAAAATCAGGGCAGAAAAAACCAGGGAATACGCTCTTACACTTTTTGATGAACTGCTTTTATGCCACGGACTTGGACAGGAGGAGAGAAAGCTCCTCGGGATTGCAGCTCTCCTGAAGGATGCGGGTAACTCAATCTTCCCTGAAGAGAGCGCCCGTATAAATAGAGAAATCTTCATGACTCACTCCATAAAGGGACTCAGGCTCCACGAGAATTTGATGCTCGCCCTGATCGCTGAAATTCAGGATTCGTGTTTAAACGAAAAAGATCTAAGCTCAGTCTTTAAAAGTTTCCATACGAAGCTGCCCCCCGATTTCCAAAGTAAAGCCCTGGTGCTTGCAGCCATTATGTCAATTGCAGCCCTTCTCGAAGCTTCCGATGCCCGACCTATAAAGACAAGGCAGCTTAAAGACGCTCTTGAAATAGAAATAACAGGAACTATAACTGAAAAAGCTGCAAAAAAGTTTGAGGCGAGAAGTAAGCTCTGGAAATTTCTCTACGGAAGCAAAATTATATTTTCTCAGGTTACTGAGGAAGAAGAACCCCTGGACGAAAACAAATCCGAAGCAAAGGAAATAGGAACAAAGAAACCGGCTGGAAAGGAGAAAAAAACAGAGAAAAATCAATCCAGAGAAAAGAAAAAGACAGAAAAGGAGCAGCCCAGAGAAGAGAAAGAGCTAGAAGAGAGAAAAACAGAAGGAAGAAAAGCTGAAAAAGAAAAGAAACAAGAAAAGAGAAAGTGCAGAGCACTTGCAGAGATAACTGTCAAACCTGCTGACTCTATGGCAGGGCTTGCCTGCAGGATACTTTATAATCAATTTTCCAGCATGCTATCCTATGAGAGAGGAACTATAAAAGGAAAAGACATTGAAGAACTACACAACATGAGGGTCGCAGTCCGCAGAATGAGAGCGGCAGCAAAGGTTTTTGAGACTTATCTTGATTCCAGACAGTTTGAACCTCACCTCAAAGGACTCAGAAGAACCCTTAGTTCACTTGGAAAGGTCAGGGATCTCGACGTTTTCCGCGAAAAAACCGAAGAATACCTGAAAACCCTTCCTCCTGGACATGAGCATGATCTGGACCCGCTTTTTGCAGTGCTTGCCGACGAGCGAGAAAAAGCCAGGAAAAATATGCTTGATTATCTTGAAAGAGAAAAATACCGGACTTTCAAGAAGGAGTTTTCGGATGCACTTGCCTCCCCAGAGAGCTTGATCCGTCCTGCAACTAACGAAAAACATGACGCTTTGCCACACAGGGTAAAAGATGTTCTTCCGTCTATCCTTTATGCACGTTTAGCAGATATCAATGCTTACTCCGAATGGGTAGAGGGACCTTATCTTCCTGTTGAACGCCTGCACAGGCTCAGGATTGCAGCCAAGGAAATGCGTTATACTCTCGAATTTTTTGAGAGCGTACTTGGGGAAGATATAAAAGACCTGATTAAGGAGCTTAAAGCTTTTCAGGATCACCTTGGAAATCTGCACGATGCGGTGATTGCAGTT
- the sepS gene encoding O-phosphoserine--tRNA ligase, translating into MKFDPEKIKKDARENFDLTWNEGKKLVRIPTLNERYPRITLRYGKAHPVYDTIQKLREAYLRMGFEEMMNPLIVDDKEVHKQFGSEALAVLDRCFYLAGLPRPNVGISDERIAQIKEILGDIGDEGINKIRQVLHSYKKGKIDGDDLVPEISAMLGVSDALVADMIDRVFPEFKELVPQASRKTLRSHMTSGWFISLGALLERQEPPFHFFSIDRCFRREQQEDASRLMTYYSASCVIMDEDVTVDHGKAVAEGLLSQFGFEKFIFRPDEKRSKYYVPDTQTEVFAFHPKLVGSNSKYSDGWIEIATFGIYSPTALAEYDIPYPVMNLGLGVERLAMILHDAPDVRSLSYPQIPQYTEWEMSDGELAKQVFVDKMPETQEGIAIAAAIVSQCELHGDEPSPCEFPAWEGEVCGRKVKVSVIEPEENTKLCGPAAFNEVVAYQGDLLGIPNTKKWQKAFENHSARAGIRFIEAFAAQAAREIEEAAMSGATEHIVRVRVVKVPSEINLKIGSVAQRYITGKKKKIDMRGPVFTSVKAEFF; encoded by the coding sequence ATGAAATTTGATCCGGAAAAAATTAAAAAGGATGCAAGAGAGAACTTCGACCTTACCTGGAACGAAGGTAAAAAACTGGTCAGGATACCTACTCTCAACGAACGTTACCCCAGAATCACTCTGAGATATGGAAAAGCACATCCGGTTTACGATACAATCCAGAAACTCAGAGAAGCCTATCTGAGAATGGGTTTTGAAGAGATGATGAATCCTCTGATTGTAGATGATAAAGAGGTACACAAACAGTTCGGAAGCGAGGCTCTTGCAGTTCTGGATCGCTGTTTCTATCTTGCAGGTTTGCCAAGGCCTAATGTTGGAATTTCCGATGAGCGCATCGCGCAGATAAAAGAAATTCTCGGAGATATAGGCGATGAAGGGATAAATAAGATCAGGCAGGTTCTCCATTCATATAAAAAAGGAAAGATTGATGGAGACGATCTTGTACCTGAGATATCAGCGATGCTTGGAGTATCCGATGCCCTTGTTGCCGATATGATTGACAGGGTTTTTCCTGAGTTTAAAGAGCTTGTGCCGCAAGCAAGCAGAAAGACACTCCGCAGCCACATGACTAGCGGCTGGTTCATTTCCCTTGGTGCCCTCCTTGAGAGGCAGGAGCCTCCTTTCCATTTTTTCTCCATAGATCGCTGTTTCAGGCGAGAACAGCAGGAGGATGCCTCAAGGCTCATGACCTACTATTCGGCTTCCTGCGTAATAATGGATGAGGATGTTACTGTTGATCACGGAAAAGCTGTTGCAGAAGGACTGCTTTCCCAGTTTGGATTTGAAAAATTCATTTTCAGACCCGATGAAAAACGTAGTAAGTACTATGTTCCTGACACTCAAACCGAGGTATTTGCCTTCCATCCGAAACTTGTAGGCTCTAATTCAAAATACTCGGACGGCTGGATTGAGATTGCAACTTTCGGAATATATTCCCCAACAGCTCTTGCAGAATATGATATCCCATATCCTGTCATGAACCTCGGGCTTGGAGTGGAAAGGCTGGCAATGATTCTGCATGATGCCCCTGATGTACGTTCCCTTTCTTATCCTCAGATTCCGCAGTATACAGAATGGGAAATGTCAGATGGTGAACTTGCAAAACAGGTTTTCGTAGATAAAATGCCTGAAACTCAAGAAGGTATTGCAATTGCAGCTGCAATTGTTTCCCAGTGCGAACTTCATGGAGATGAACCCAGTCCCTGTGAATTCCCTGCCTGGGAGGGAGAAGTCTGCGGCAGAAAAGTAAAAGTTTCCGTGATCGAGCCTGAAGAAAATACAAAGCTTTGCGGACCTGCGGCTTTCAATGAGGTTGTAGCCTATCAGGGAGACCTCCTGGGAATTCCAAACACTAAAAAGTGGCAAAAAGCCTTTGAAAACCACTCTGCAAGAGCAGGAATCCGTTTCATAGAAGCATTTGCAGCCCAGGCTGCCAGGGAGATTGAAGAAGCTGCAATGTCGGGAGCGACCGAGCACATTGTCAGGGTAAGAGTCGTCAAAGTTCCTTCAGAAATCAATCTGAAAATAGGTTCTGTTGCTCAGCGTTATATCACGGGCAAAAAGAAAAAAATAGATATGAGAGGCCCGGTTTTCACATCTGTAAAAGCGGAATTCTTCTGA
- a CDS encoding DUF169 domain-containing protein, protein MQTRKSPFSRYPELSRLMETGEPVCVTFETGGDENSPEKSRFLFCELVQKARMGEEFLISGQGCPPGDYVLGFSEKSPAAYYLNSGRYKDWKAAENAALSLPRLEKKFCFIKIEPLSLNKGNFDVMILFLKPEKAMRIVQASAYSEGKRTVLDTIGAASICGDCTVLAYRQGIGLSFGCKGSRKHSGYEDFEVPLGLSFKKTIEIEDVLSKLPETRK, encoded by the coding sequence ATGCAAACCCGAAAAAGCCCCTTCTCGAGATATCCTGAGCTCAGCCGGTTGATGGAAACCGGCGAACCTGTGTGTGTAACTTTTGAAACAGGAGGAGATGAAAATTCTCCTGAAAAATCCCGCTTTCTTTTTTGCGAACTTGTGCAGAAAGCCCGTATGGGAGAAGAGTTCCTTATCTCTGGGCAGGGATGCCCCCCAGGAGATTATGTACTGGGTTTCTCAGAGAAGAGTCCTGCTGCTTACTATCTGAACTCCGGAAGATATAAGGACTGGAAGGCTGCGGAAAATGCAGCTTTATCACTTCCGAGATTGGAAAAAAAGTTTTGCTTTATAAAAATAGAGCCCCTGTCCCTGAATAAAGGTAATTTTGATGTGATGATTCTTTTTCTTAAGCCTGAAAAAGCTATGCGCATTGTTCAGGCGAGTGCCTATTCGGAAGGAAAGAGAACCGTATTGGATACTATAGGTGCAGCCTCTATTTGCGGGGACTGTACCGTACTTGCCTACAGGCAGGGCATAGGCTTATCATTCGGGTGCAAGGGCTCAAGAAAGCATAGTGGATATGAAGACTTTGAAGTTCCACTTGGGCTTTCTTTTAAGAAAACGATCGAAATAGAAGATGTTCTTTCTAAACTTCCCGAAACAAGAAAGTAG
- a CDS encoding class I SAM-dependent methyltransferase, which yields MDYQADLCDLPFKDSSYDCVFASHVLEHIKEDRKAISEIRRVLKPGGFAILPVPVTVQRTIEYPEPNPYEEYHVRAPGLDYSDRYLEYFSRLKTWSSDDFSKKYQLYAGEKLVEYTPVCFV from the coding sequence ATAGATTATCAAGCAGATCTTTGCGACCTTCCATTTAAAGATAGTTCTTATGACTGTGTTTTTGCCTCTCATGTACTTGAACATATAAAAGAAGATAGAAAAGCCATTTCTGAGATAAGGAGGGTGTTGAAGCCTGGTGGTTTTGCTATTCTCCCTGTCCCAGTAACAGTACAAAGAACAATTGAATATCCAGAGCCAAATCCATATGAAGAGTATCATGTAAGGGCGCCAGGGTTGGATTACTCAGATAGGTATTTAGAATATTTTTCGCGTTTGAAAACGTGGAGTTCTGATGACTTCTCAAAGAAATATCAACTATATGCTGGAGAAAAACTTGTTGAGTATACCCCAGTTTGTTTCGTCTAA
- a CDS encoding translin family protein → MFEEISARIRENFEVKDSIREEGLKISREVVRECRTASFALHNQDFEKADKSIKAAGEALEKLKVLFKGHADIYHAGFVEHAQQEYAEVSVLSSLFKEDKNIPSPDDLRVEYAAYLNGLGDVVGELRRHVLDLIRDESFEKAETFLGIMENIHAMLMDFDYPDAITRGLRRKTDVSRSLLEKTRGDVVNAIGQKKLETAMHNLESRL, encoded by the coding sequence ATGTTTGAAGAGATTTCTGCCCGAATAAGGGAAAATTTTGAGGTTAAAGATAGTATAAGGGAAGAAGGATTGAAGATCTCCCGCGAAGTTGTCAGGGAATGCAGGACAGCCTCATTTGCCCTTCATAATCAGGACTTCGAGAAGGCGGACAAAAGTATTAAAGCTGCTGGAGAAGCGCTTGAGAAACTTAAGGTTCTTTTCAAGGGGCATGCCGACATTTATCATGCAGGCTTTGTAGAGCATGCCCAGCAGGAATATGCGGAAGTCTCAGTCCTCAGCAGCCTGTTTAAGGAAGACAAAAATATTCCCTCTCCTGATGACTTAAGAGTTGAATACGCAGCCTATCTTAACGGTCTTGGGGACGTTGTAGGTGAACTCAGGAGACATGTCCTTGATCTTATAAGGGATGAATCTTTTGAAAAAGCCGAAACGTTTTTAGGCATCATGGAAAACATTCATGCAATGCTTATGGACTTTGACTATCCAGATGCCATAACCAGGGGACTGAGAAGAAAAACCGATGTGTCCCGCTCCCTTTTAGAAAAGACACGCGGCGATGTTGTCAATGCAATTGGTCAGAAAAAGCTTGAAACCGCGATGCATAATCTAGAATCCAGACTTTAG